The Coffea arabica cultivar ET-39 chromosome 4e, Coffea Arabica ET-39 HiFi, whole genome shotgun sequence genome includes a window with the following:
- the LOC113740820 gene encoding UDP-glycosyltransferase 90A1-like: MVAISSPHFVIFPFMAKGHTIPLLYLARLLWQRHVSVTIFTTPANSLSIRATLHDTSISILELTFPESIDGIPSGVESTDKLPSMSLFIDFATATRLMQPQFEQALEGLEPVSCIVSDYFMGWTQDSGAKLGIPRIGFSGMSCFGMTMYETLGRQKPHALTSSLDEPFSIPNFPKLTLTRSYFDPPFDQLEPKGPWVNFMIEQTIALANSYGLIVNSFYELESSYMDYWNRCIGPKSWCLGPFCIAKAKTVEDESTKPKWKQWLDDKVMIGESVLYVAFGTQAEVSEDQILEIAKGLEQSNVNFLWVIRSKAMEILKGFEERVKDRGLMVKEWVDQMEILQHKSVKGFLSHCGWNSVTEAICAGVPILAMPFMAEQYLNARLVAEEIGVGLRIRPSNGSVRGFVKSEEVEKGVREMMEGRKGEEIRKKTKKVGEAAVNAMREGGSSWKTLDQLIIDVSNYEAIS; the protein is encoded by the coding sequence ATGGTTGCCATTTCTTCCCCAcattttgttatatttcctttcATGGCGAAAGGCCACACCATTCCTCTTCTCTACCTTGCTCGCCTCCTTTGGCAGCGCCATGTCTCTGTCACAATATTCACCACCCCGGCAAACTCTCTCTCGATCCGAGCTACTCTCCATGATACTTCTATCTCCATTCTCGAACTAACCTTCCCAGAAAGCATTGATGGAATCCCATCAGGAGTTGAAAGTACTGATAAACTTCCATCTATGTCATTGTTTATTGACTTTGCAACTGCAACAAGACTCATGCAGCCACAATTTGAGCAAGCACTTGAGGGTCTCGAACCCGTCAGCTGTATCGTCTCTGATTACTTTATGGGATGGACTCAAGATTCTGGTGCAAAGCTGGGAATTCCTAGAATAGGTTTCTCTGGAATGAGCTGCTTTGGAATGACCATGTATGAAACACTTGGTAGACAGAAGCCACATGCTCTCACATCTTCACTTGATGAGCCCTTTTCGATTCCAAACTTCCCTAAATTGACCTTAACAAGGAGTTATTTTGATCCTCCATTCGATCAACTCGAACCAAAAGGTCCATGGGTCAATTTCATGATTGAGCAGACAATCGCACTCGCAAATAGCTATGGTTTAATTGTCAACAGCTTCTATGAGCTCGAATCTTCTTACATGGATTACTGGAATCGATGTATAGGACCTAAATCGTGGTGTCTTGGCCCTTTTTGCATTGCGAAAGCAAAGACGGTAGAAGACGAATCTACCAAGCCAAAGTGGAAGCAGTGGCTCGATGACAAAGTCATGATTGGAGAATCAGTTCTCTACGTAGCATTTGGCACTCAAGCAGAAGTATCAGAAGACCAGATTCTTGAAATAGCCAAGGGCTTAGAGCAATCTAATGTGAACTTCTTGTGGGTGATAAGATCAAAAGCCATGGAGATACTGAAAGGATTTGAAGAGAGGGTAAAAGATAGAGGGTTGATGGTGAAAGAGTGGGTTGATCAAATGGAGATACTTCAGCACAAGAGTGTAAAAGGATTCTTGAGTCATTGTGGATGGAATTCGGTCACCGAAGCCATATGTGCTGGAGTTCCCATTTTGGCAATGCCATTCATGGCTGAGCAATACCTGAATGCGAGACTTGTTGCTGAGGAGATCGGTGTTGGGCTGAGAATTAGGCCGAGCAACGGATCAGTAAGGGGCTTTGTGAAATCTGAGGAAGTGGAGAAGGGGGTTAGAGAAATGATGGAAGGTAGAAAAGGCGAGGAGATAAGGAAGAAGACGAAGAAGGTTGGAGAAGCTGCAGTCAATGCAATGAGAGAAGGTGGTTCCTCATGGAAAACTTTAGATCAACTCATCATTGATGTGAGTAACTATGAAGCAATTAGCTAG
- the LOC113740821 gene encoding uncharacterized mitochondrial protein AtMg00310-like, whose translation MEQEEQSEICSRLGNMKVAKQGKYLGLPMVITRIKDQIFGFIREKYQKTISSWSNKMLSQARKEVLLKAITIEMPTYAMSCFKLPVKLCREIDALMANFWWGEESGKRKIHWCSWKRMTTDKNMGGLSFKELQGFNKALLGKQIWRLLTCPKLLMSKVMRTKYYPNESPLSCKVKGNPSWIWQSLMGTMEEVKRGARKKIRNGKNTGIWEDAWI comes from the coding sequence ATGGAACAGGAAGAGCAAAGTGAGATTTGCAGCAGATTAGGAAACATGAAAGTGGCAAAACAAGGGAAATACTTGGGGTTGCCAATGGTCATCACAAGAATCAAAGACCAAATCTTTGGTTTTATCAGAGAAAAATACCAGAAGACAATCTCAAGCTGGAGCAACAAAATGCTTAGCCAAGCAAGGAAAGAGGTTCTACTAAAAGCAATCACCATAGAAATGCCAACTTATGCAATGTCATGTTTCAAGCTTCCAGTGAAACTATGCAGAGAGATAGATGCATTGATGGCAAACTTCTGGTGGGGAGAAGAaagtggaaaaaggaaaattcacTGGTGCTCATGGAAAAGGATGACAACTGACAAGAACATGGGTGGACTAAGCTTCAAAGAACTCCAAGGATTCAATAAAGCTCTGCTGGGCAAACAGATTTGGAGGCTCCTCACATGCCCAAAACTTCTAATGAGTAAAGTGATGAGAACTAAGTATTATCCCAATGAGTCACCATTGAGCTGCAAAGTCAAAGGAAATCCATCCTGGATATGGCAAAGTTTGATGGGAACAATGGAGGAGGTGAAGAGGGgagcaagaaagaaaattcGGAATGGTAAAAACACTGGAATCTGGGAGGATGCCTGGATATAG